GACATCTCGGCAGCCAGGACCCAGTACCAGGGGAGATTCAAGAAATGCCCCGAGAAGTGATTTGAGTAGAAGAAGAGATCCAGAGCCCTAGAGGAAGAAGACCACACCCCCTGTCTTTGGGGTAATCAAGATGATATCTGGAGGCTCCACTGATGGAGATTCCAAAAGGGCAAGGAAGTCAAAGAGTAGGAGGGAGTGTATGGAGGTGGAGGGAGTAAGGAGAAATGAAGCAGTCGTTAGTTTTGGTCCTGAGGATCTCAAGGGTGTCAATCTTCCCTACAATGATGCCCTGGTGATCCGAGCCCGGGTGGCCAACTATGATATTTTGAGAGTTTTTGTGAACTCGGGGAGTTCTGTTAATATAAGTTTTAAGGATGCCCTGTTACAAATGGATCTGCAGGGATATCAGTTGGAGACTGTGGAGACTGCACTTTTTGGCTTTGCAGGACATGCTTTTTATCCCGAGGGGGAGATTGTGTTGCCCTTGACTTTGGGTACCAGAGAGCTGAAGAAGATGGTGATGACTATTTTCACTGTGGTGGATGCCCCGTCatcatataatattattttgggaCGACCGACCATGAACGAGCTGAGGGCCGTAGCATCCACCTACCATCAAAAGATTAAGTTCTCTGTGGGGAGTCAAGTTGGTGAAGTCTGGGGAGACCAACCTTCTTCCCGGAAGTGTTACGTTGAAATGGTCCGGGGAGACCAGAAGAGAGCGAGGAAGGAAGGAAAGAAAGTGCATAGTAGTGGGGAGATGGAAAGGGTAGTGGGGAGGAGAGAAGTCCAGTTTGTGGCAGAAGAGGAGCATGAGATGGTGGAGATTGGGCCAGGCAAGGAGATCCGGGTGGCTCGAGACCTTGACTTATCCACCCGGGTTAGTTTGATcaattgtttaaaaattaatcTTAATTTTTTTGCCTGGTGCCAGCAGGAGCTGACAGGGATCTCACCCTTGATAGTGGAGCATCATTTAAACATCCTCCCGGGATCTCACCCCGTGAAGCAAAAGAAGAGGCACTTTAGTCCTGAGAATGAAAAAGTTATCGATGTACAGGTTAAAGATTTAATGAAGTCCGGCCACATTCGGGAAATACAATTTCCTATCtggctctcgaatgtggtgTTGGTGCCAAAATCCACGGGgaagtggaggatgtgtgtggaCTTCCGGGATCTCAATAAAGCTTGTCCCAAGGACCATTATTCACTGCCTAGAATCGACCAGCTGGTGGATTCCACCTCTGATGTGAACTGCTTAGTTTCATGGACGCCTACCAGGTGTATCATCTAATTCCCCTGGACAAGAAGGATCAAGACAaggccagcttcatcacctcgggaggcACATTCTGTTATGTTTTCATGCCTTTCGGGTTAAAGAATGCAGGAGTCACTTATCAGCGTttcatgaacagagtgttcgAGAAGCAGTTGGGCAGAAATGTGGAGGTGTTTGTGGATGATATATTGGGCAAATCCAAGGAGGTCGCCGGATCCATCtctgatttgaaagaaactttTGCTACTATTATGCAGTATGGGATTAAGCTTAATCAGGCCAAATGTATCTTTGGCGTAAAGAGTGGAAAGTTTTTGGGATTTTTAGTGACAGACCGGGGGATAGAGGTGAATCATGAGAAGGTCAAATCTGTATTGAACATGCCACCTCCTCGATCTGTCCGAGATGTGAAAAAACTGACCGGGAGAATTGCTTCTCTTTCTCGGTTTATATCCCTGTCAGCACACAAGAGTTATCCATTTTTCTAGGTCCTAAGGAAGGTCCAGCAGTTTGGATGGGATGAGAAAGTTGAACGAGCCTTCCAGGATCTTAAGATTCATCTGGCACAGCTTCCTGTCCTTGTAAAGCCAGAACCCGGGGAAAAATTGTTTGTCTATCTCCCTAATACCGAGTACGTTGTCAGTTCCGTGCTAATAAAGGAAGAAGGCTCTGATCAGAAGCCTGTCTAttatgtcagccatgctctAAGAGGTCCCGAGCTGCGTTACAGTGAGGTGTAAAAGATAGCTTTGGCTTTAGTCATGACTGCCCGGAAGTTGCGAACTTATTTTCTATCGTATCAAATCATTGTGCTTACTAATAGTCCTCTCGGGAGGATTATGACTCATTCGGAAGTATCTGGGCGGATGATCAAGTGGACAGTAGAGTTGGGTGAGTATGATATTGAGTATAAGCTCCGGCTTGCCATCAAAGCACATGCcttgtcaaatttttttatcagaGATGGTTCAGCCTGATGGAGAGGAGGTCTGGAGAGTATTTGTGGATGATGCGTCCAGCTTTCCAGGATGTGGGGTAGGAGTAGTGATTATAGCTCCCCCAAGAGAGAAGATTAAGCTGGCCCTAAGAATTGATTCCCGGGTGACTAATAACGAGGCGGAGTACGAAGCTGCTCTTTCCGGCATCCGAGCTGCCCGGGAGATTGGAGCTTCACGAATTATTTTGTACTCTGATTAGCAACTAATCACTCAGCAGATAAAGGGCATTTATGAGGCTAAGGACGACATGATGCTAAAATATCTAGAGCTCATAAAATCCCAAGTAGAATTTTTTGTGGATTGGAGCATTGAACAGATACCCCTGGAAGAGAATGGGGAAGCAGATGCTTTGGCAAAATTGGCCGCTTCCTTATCAGAAGTCAGCACTCGGGAGGTTTTTCATGTTTCCCGGCTAGTCCTCTCCACGGAAGAAGAAACATTGCCAGCACTAGAGGATTCCTGGATGACATCCTtgattaaattcattataagCAATGAATTGCCTGAGAACAAAGCTCGAGCTCAGAAAATAAAGAGACAAGCTCCCAGGTTTGTCCTCTTAAATAATATATTGTACATGAGATCATTTCAAGGACCTTTATTGAAGTGATTATCTGCGGGGGATATGGAATATGTCCTCCGAGAGATTCACGAAGGATGCTGCGGAGAACATCTCGGAGGAATAGCTTTAGCTCGGAAAGCAATACTTGCTGGATTCTGGTGGCCTACTATAAGTCAGGATTCTTCCCGAGGGGTCCAGGCTTGTGATGGTTGTcaacatcattcaaattttcaGCACAGCCCGGCCACTTCAATGAAGCCTATCTAGGCCTCTTGCCCCTTTGATCAATGAGGACATTGTGGGTCCCTTTCCGATTGCCCAGGCTCAGAAGAAGTTTCTCTTGGTAGCTGTGGATTATTTTTCTAAATGGGTAGAAGCCAAGCCCTTGGCCAAGATTACTGAGCATTAAGTTTTAAAGTTTGtatggaaaaatattttgtgccGATTTGGAGTCCCCATGAGACTAATCTCAGACAATGGGAGACAGTTTCGGGGAAAGGAGATTACAAATTGGTGCCATGAAATGAAAATCACCCAGTCATTCACCTCTGTTGCTTATCCTGAGGCCAATGGTCAAACAGAAGCAGTGAACATGATTATTGTGCAAGCATTAAAAACAAGGCTACAGTGTAAGGGAAAAAGACTGGGTTGAGGAATTGCCTAGTGTTCTCTGGGCATATAGAACTATTCCACGGGCACCTACTCGAGAGACTCTTTTTAATCTGGTgtatggttctgaagcagttcTTCCAGTGAAAATAGGACAAACTTCTgcccgggtagaatcttacctaGGTGATAATGATCAAAGCCGGGCAATGGAATTGGATTTGGTAGAAGAGAAGAGAGAGCAGGCTCTgattcgaatggaagcttacCGAGGCCGagttatgaaatcatataacaagaGAGTCCGAATTCGAGACTTCCAAATAGGAGATTTGGTCATGAAGAAAGTAAACACAGCTGGAAATGTGGGAAAACTGGAGGCTCGTTGGGAAGGACCTCTTAAAATAACCCGGAAGGTTAGCTCGAGAGCTTATTAATTAGAAGATGCCCAAGGACGTTCTCTCAAAAGACCCTGGAATGTATTTCATTTAAAGAAGTATTATGCTTAACAGATGTAATTATTCGTTGGAAGATATAATGAAAAATTTGTTCTTCTCAGAAAGTGTATGAGTGTGAATTTTATATCTAAACCCGGGAGGTACAAGGCCTCGGTTTATTAATAAGCCCAggacactacaccctggctcggggcattACACCTCGACCGTTCCCAAGTCCTGGGACATGATTCCcgacccaaggctccgtaccttggttatctAATAAGCCcatggcactacaccctggctcaggGCATTACATcttgaccattcccaagtcccgggacatgatcctcGGCCCAAGGCTACGTACCTTGGTTATctaataagcccagggcactacacccttgCTCGGGGcatcacacctcgaccattcccaagtcatGGGACATGATCtctggcccaaggctccgtaccttggttatctaataagcccagggcattacaccctggctcggggcaccagacctcgaccattcccaagtctcgggacatgatccccggcccaaggctccgtaccttagttattcataagcccggggcaccacaccttggctcggggcaccacaccttggctcggggcaccacacctcgacaaTTTCCAAGTCCCgagacatgatccccggcccaggGTTCCGCATTCTGGTTACTCAAACAAATCTAAGGCTTGGCACCCTGACTTAAGGGGTCTACACCACGAGCATTTATAAAGATTCTTATTCCAGCTTAAATTTCAACATCTTAGATGCTTGTTAAACTTCCCGGTTGGATCTCAACACTTAAATTTCTTTCTGATTTGTTAGTCACGATCAGTTCTATTATCCGGGTATTGAAAAGTTACTAAGGCATTATGTAAGACACAGAAAGTGAAAGaagtaaaatttcattaaaacaGCCCGGAGGCAAAAATTACAAAGAAAGttacaaacaaaaaaaaaaacaagtacAACTCTACTCTAAGTCCATTTGCCCGTACTCTGGCTTTTCTTTTTCATCCTGGGAGCTTTCCTTCTCCTCTTCCCCGTCCTTTGGGAGTGATGCTATGGCCTGTCCAAAGTCAGGAAAATTTGCTTTATCCTTGGGCAGGAGCCCGGCCTCTTCGAATTGTTCTCGGCATTTGTTAAAACCGATCTTGAAGAAAGGATAAGCTCGATTTTCTACAGCTGCCTTGAATTCTGGGGAGAGGAGGAAGGAGGTTTGCAATTGCTCCCTGTTCTGTTCGGATTCAGCTAGGGCCCTTTCAGCAGTTTCTGCCCGGGACATTTGCTCTTTCATGCCCTCCATCAGGGATTTGTTCTTGCCTTCAAGGACGAAAAAGTGCCCCTGAAGGGTTTCCTCCCTGGTGAGGCCTTCGTTGATTTCATCTTGGGCCTTCTCCAGCTCTTGGTTGGCCTTATCCAAGTCAGCACGCAAGCCGGCCACTTCGTTTGCATGAAGTGCTCGAGCCCGGGACAATTCCTCTTGAAGTCACTCTTGGATATCCTGGAATTGTCGGGCTCGGTTTCCGGAAAGGGTGGCTGCGGTGGATACCTCTTCAAAGGCCGAGATCATCAGCTGGACACCCTGTGCAAAAGAAGTTAGTAAAAAAAAAGGAGAGAAGATAAAACAAATTATTGCCAGGATCTTGTTGGAGCCTTCGAAAAGTTTGGGTCCAGCCCAGGAGCTTCTTATGTACGCCTCCTCATCCGGGATAAGGAGctgcttgaaaattttgagcCCGTGGGAGTGGCTCCCTCCAAGGAGATGTTGGcccgggggggggggggggggggggggggggctgtGTTGAAGTAAGGGGCCCTTGAGAGGGCTCTTGGATGTTCTCTTGGTCGGGCTGTTGGTGGGGAGGAGTGGTCGATTGGCTGGCCCGGGAGGATCTCTGATCTCCTTCCCGGCTACTCTCAACCAGGATTAGCTCAGGGCTTATAACCGCTTTTCGCTTCCTCTGGAGGAGAGGAATGTGGTCCTCAGAATCCTGGGATTCCACCCTGGAAGTTTGCTCCTTTAGAGGGAACTCTACCCGGGCTGACTCCTTCAGCCGGGCTGCTTCCTCTGCAGCCAAACTTTTCTTCTCGCCAGCCGCCTTCCGAGCtgccattttcttttcttcAGCCGCCCTCTCAGCCTCCCACTTCTTGAGGAATGCCTCCTGCATCTTATATGCATAAGGAACAAGCACAATTATTAAAAGTTAAGTGTGCGAATTGAAATAAGGTACATGGAGTAAGAGAATTACCCGGTCGAGCGCCCGAACCAGCCACTTGGTCAATTAtccgatcagttgggtcttcagccCGGGCACTCAACCCATAGGCGATCAAATTTTCATCAGAAATCAGGGTGGAAGAAGAATATTTGTGACGTTCCACCAGTTTCTGGCTTATGAGGAAAGGTTCCTCGAATTTATAGGCTTTGGGGAGGGTAGGTTGTGGAGGAAGAGAAGGGAAGAACCCGGTAAGGCTAGGGAGAGGACCCGGGATTTGAATAAAAAAGAATCGTCCTTTCCATCCCTTCTGGGAAGAAGGGATATCATCGAGGAACTTGGCATTTAACCGAGCAGACAGAGAGAATGCATTATCTCCCAATCTGCAAGCGAAGAAGTAGTGAAGGATGAGAGGGTTGATGACGAGATTGTTCATTTTGAAAAGGACGTAGGCcgaagccataatcctgaagGAGTTGTGGTGGAGTTGGTTAATAGGTGCACCAAAGAATTTGGCGACCTCAATATTAAAAGGATGGATGGGGAACCGGAGACCATTTCTAACCTGGTCCCGCAAGAAGGTGGTGTAGCCGGAGGAGGCTGATCGGCCCTATCAGAAGGACCAGGTATTAGAATGGAGAAAGTTGAAGGGATAGAGCCAAGAGTCCTAAGCTCCTCGTCCGCCTCCGAGCGCAAAATGATGCTCATTTAGGAGAACCAAGGAACTCCTGGAGTCTCGGGTTGGGAGAGGGAAGAAGCTCGGGCTTTACCCTTATCTTTGCTCTTTTCCAGAGCTCGGGAAGGGCCAGAAGATGAAGGTTTTGGAAAAAAAGTTTTGACTTGTGGGCTTTGGGTTTTTGGAAGTGAGGATGGGAAGACgacgggggggggggggggggggggggggaggagAAGGAGATGAATCGGAGCACAGCGCGGTGGACTCATAACCagatgagcctcgcgcattgtCCCCTGAGGTGGAGGTGGTGGAATTAGACATATTTTCGATAAAAGTAAAGACGGAACTTACGAGTATGGTAGATGAAACGGTGGTTGCGCGAACGGAGAAGTGGCTGTGGAATCGCCCGAATAGGAAGGAATTTATATGTTGGAGAGTCGAGAGAAAAATTGGCAAGAGTTTGGGCAAGATTTTGAATTTATAAAgtaatttaaaaaatctagtTTGCTACTATATATAGGCAGGAGTGGATAATCTCAGCCATCAATCTAAGGACGTGGACGGACAAGATGCACCTCGTAAATTATACTGAGAAGAGGAAAGGACGTGCACGGTTATCGAGGCGTCATGTTCATTATTACCCCGGAATACGAAACGATTCGAACCGTTAGAATTCTAGGGCACACGTCATCCTGACTGCTCGAGAATACTAAACGACAAATATTTAAAGtacgggagacatgaggcctcGACATCTTTTCTACAGTCCGGAAAATTGAAGCTACCGGAACCTCATCCCATCTCTGGGATATTTGAAGCCCCTGATGCTTTTATAAATCTGGAGTGGATAATCTTTTTACGAAAGCCTAAGCAGGACTGATCAGGACAACGAGcaagactctagcccgactatttaagggatgggtggtgatatccccccccccccccccaataaGAGTCTGGGTCATGGATGATCCGGGGGACTAATTTGGGTAGCCCAAATCATAGCCAATATGATGGAAACTCTCCTCATCATCTGGGCATTTATTCTCTTCTCGGGCAATTAAGAGCCCGGGCTGTCATGCAAGCTCCCGGGTACTTTCTACCCGGGCTATCTCGGGAAGAACACAACACTCAAGTGTATTGGTATGGGCTATCTTATCTGTCAAAACAACATGGGTTTGGCGTGTGAGAAAATTCATCAGAAATTATGGGCAGCCGACTTACCATACATAGCAGatgggcactgaaaacaaggtaatgATAGGATTTCcttctata
This sequence is a window from Primulina tabacum isolate GXHZ01 chromosome 17, ASM2559414v2, whole genome shotgun sequence. Protein-coding genes within it:
- the LOC142530523 gene encoding uncharacterized protein LOC142530523; this translates as MVQPDGEEVWRVFVDDASSFPGCGVGVVIIAPPREKIKLALRIDSRIKGIYEAKDDMMLKYLELIKSQVEFFVDWSIEQIPLEENGEADALAKLAASLSEVSTREVFHVSRLVLSTEEETLPALEDSWMTSLIKFIISNELPENKARAQKIKRQAPRFVLLNNILYMRSFQGPLLK
- the LOC142530521 gene encoding uncharacterized protein LOC142530521; translation: MISGGSTDGDSKRARKSKSRRECMEVEGVRRNEAVVSFGPEDLKGVNLPYNDALVIRARVANYDILRVFVNSGSSVNISFKDALLQMDLQGYQLETVETALFGFAGHAFYPEGEIVLPLTLGTRELKKMVMTIFTVVDAPSSYNIILGRPTMNELRAVASTYHQKIKFSVGSQVGEVWGDQPSSRKCYVEMVRGDQKRARKEGKKVHSSGEMERVVGRREVQFVAEEEHEMVEIGPGKEIRVARDLDLSTRQELTGISPLIVEHHLNILPGSHPVKQKKRHFSPENEKVIDVQVYHLIPLDKKDQDKASFITSGGTFCYVFMPFGLKNAGVTYQRFMNRVFEKQLGRNVEVFVDDILGKSKEVAGSISDLKETFATIMQYGIKLNQAKCIFGVKSGKFLGFLVTDRGIEVNHEKVKSVLNMPPPRSVRDVLRKVQQFGWDEKVERAFQDLKIHLAQLPVLVKPEPGEKLFVYLPNTEYVVSSVLIKEEGSDQKPVYYVSHALRGPELRYSEV
- the LOC142530524 gene encoding uncharacterized protein LOC142530524 — protein: MEYVLREIHEGCCGEHLGGIALARKAILAGFWWPTISQDSSRGVQACDGYSVREKDWVEELPSVLWAYRTIPRAPTRETLFNLVYGSEAVLPVKIGQTSARVESYLGDNDQSRAMELDLVEEKREQALIRMEAYRGRVMKSYNKRVRIRDFQIGDLVMKKVNTAGNVGKLEARWEGPLKITRKVSSRAY